In a genomic window of Magnolia sinica isolate HGM2019 chromosome 14, MsV1, whole genome shotgun sequence:
- the LOC131225571 gene encoding M phase phosphoprotein 10-like: MQGEVTASKRPKNSALEVDLDFEHNVRPPPVITEEVTASLEELITKGIIEVSSSLTYYYMKYFTPNRYSSFLDQ; the protein is encoded by the exons ATGCAGGGAGAG GTAACCGCCAGTAAAAGGCCGAAGAACAGTGCACTCGAGGTTGATCTGGATTTTGAGCACAATGTAAGACCACCTCCTGTGATCACAGAAGAGGTTACAGCATCCCTTGAAGAATTAATTACAAAAGGGATTATTGAGGTATCTTCATCTCTTACTTACTATTATATGAAATACTTCACTCCCAATAGATATTCTTCCTTTCTTGATCAATGA